The following proteins are co-located in the Microbacterium immunditiarum genome:
- a CDS encoding amidohydrolase: MGKSIPRAGDEHNEKDGPGAPGVSRRNLLLGSGAAAAAAAMGVGTAVPASAATAFAPPTYRIAGNRDDEGDLLLHNGRIHTMDDRNSVVDAVRVRDGRIVAVGKAAMAGGAGKRIDLKRRTVVPGLIESHTHFVSLANRPGYHVAEWELAKDVAGVLAVLKARREDVPEGQFITAMGAGTPRQFAERRTPTLAELDAAIPDRPVFLYESFGGPGRTNTLGKEFFESVSDPAVVVGPDGVLTQPNADYALYHLRIRQTFEDLQRSALDAMAFSASVGVTLNYDQVLFVTPNGTLDPSALETRPNDGLRKLNHFRMYDAYLELHRQGAAFVRLLINFLHHQGFIPALGGLDKQLPELRERLKNQFPDFGDDMVRTRGIGEWGAPFATPSNPDGYAVWLEAQRLVAKAGWHNENAQATTAGIEQVVSAWEAMDAEFGIKDLRWGLQHADLATPDQLQRLKALGCGVSVSGFRWLGGVPRADGLPVGPLFKDIVASGIPMGLHEDGTHIAPHNPFYAMHYATTGLNVLGQQVNPGQQITRHQALHAYTRGAAWFCGREDVLGSIEAGKLADLVVLDRDYFSVSDAAMRDTRPIMTIIDGQVVHDTGDLRGKRDWKHDRNSRWDWREVVKPRRRRR, from the coding sequence ATGGGCAAGTCCATTCCGCGCGCAGGCGACGAACACAACGAGAAGGACGGGCCGGGCGCTCCTGGCGTCTCCCGTCGCAATCTGCTGCTGGGCAGCGGTGCCGCCGCCGCGGCGGCCGCCATGGGCGTCGGCACCGCCGTTCCCGCGAGCGCCGCGACGGCGTTCGCCCCGCCGACCTACCGCATCGCGGGCAACCGCGACGACGAGGGAGACCTGCTGCTGCACAACGGCCGCATCCACACGATGGACGACCGCAACTCCGTTGTCGACGCCGTGCGCGTGCGCGACGGCCGCATCGTCGCGGTCGGCAAGGCGGCGATGGCGGGCGGTGCGGGCAAGCGCATCGACCTCAAGCGCCGCACGGTCGTGCCCGGCCTCATCGAGAGCCACACCCACTTCGTGAGCCTCGCGAACCGGCCCGGATACCACGTGGCCGAGTGGGAGCTCGCGAAGGACGTCGCCGGCGTGCTCGCGGTGCTCAAGGCCCGCCGCGAAGACGTTCCCGAAGGCCAGTTCATCACCGCAATGGGCGCGGGCACGCCGCGGCAGTTCGCCGAGCGGCGCACCCCCACGCTCGCGGAGCTCGACGCGGCCATCCCCGACCGGCCTGTGTTCCTGTACGAGAGCTTCGGCGGGCCGGGCCGCACGAACACGCTGGGCAAGGAGTTCTTCGAGTCGGTCTCCGACCCGGCCGTCGTCGTGGGCCCCGACGGCGTGCTCACCCAGCCGAACGCGGACTACGCGCTGTACCACCTGCGCATCCGCCAGACGTTCGAAGACCTGCAGCGCAGCGCCCTCGACGCGATGGCGTTCTCGGCGTCTGTCGGCGTGACCCTCAACTACGACCAGGTGCTGTTCGTCACGCCGAACGGGACCCTCGACCCCTCGGCGCTCGAGACGCGGCCGAACGACGGGCTGCGCAAGCTGAACCACTTCCGCATGTACGACGCCTACCTCGAGCTGCATCGGCAGGGGGCGGCGTTCGTGCGGCTGCTGATCAACTTCCTGCATCACCAGGGGTTCATCCCGGCGCTCGGCGGGCTCGACAAGCAGCTGCCGGAGCTGCGGGAGCGGCTGAAGAACCAGTTCCCCGACTTCGGCGACGACATGGTGCGCACGCGCGGGATCGGCGAGTGGGGCGCGCCGTTCGCCACCCCCTCGAACCCCGACGGGTACGCCGTGTGGCTCGAGGCGCAGCGGCTCGTCGCGAAGGCGGGCTGGCACAACGAGAACGCGCAGGCGACGACGGCGGGCATCGAGCAGGTCGTCTCCGCCTGGGAGGCGATGGACGCCGAGTTCGGCATCAAAGACCTCCGGTGGGGACTCCAGCACGCCGACCTCGCGACACCCGATCAGCTGCAGCGGCTCAAGGCGCTCGGCTGCGGAGTGTCGGTCTCGGGCTTCCGCTGGCTGGGCGGAGTGCCCCGCGCCGACGGGCTCCCGGTCGGACCGCTGTTCAAGGACATCGTCGCGAGCGGCATCCCGATGGGCCTCCACGAGGACGGCACGCACATCGCGCCGCACAACCCGTTCTACGCGATGCACTACGCCACGACCGGTCTCAACGTGCTCGGGCAGCAGGTCAACCCCGGCCAGCAGATCACGCGTCATCAGGCGCTACACGCGTACACGCGCGGCGCCGCGTGGTTCTGCGGCCGTGAGGACGTGCTCGGATCGATCGAGGCCGGCAAGCTCGCCGACCTCGTCGTGCTCGACCGCGACTACTTCTCGGTGAGCGACGCTGCGATGCGCGACACCCGCCCGATCATGACGATCATCGACGGGCAGGTCGTGCACGACACCGGCGACCTGCGCGGCAAGCGCGACTGGAAGCACGACCGCAACTCGCGCTGGGATTGGCGCGAGGTCGTCAAGCCGCGGCGCCGCCGCCGCTGA
- a CDS encoding NAD-dependent succinate-semialdehyde dehydrogenase has translation MAEEHATNEGAPVTDERETELLASVPDGLLIGGEWRPAEDGKTLAVSDPSTGEVVKTIASASVADGKAALDAAVEAFPSWAATPARERAELLRRAYDLLQERKEEFALLMTIEMGKPLAEARGEVVYGGEFVRWFSEEAARIQGRYGANPEGTGRMIVSQHPVGPCYLITPWNFPLAMATRKIAPALAAGCTVVIKPAALTPLTTLYFAKLLEDAGLPAGVVNVVTTKASGPVSEEIIRDPRLRKLSFTGSTPVGQQLLEQAAGGVLRTSMELGGNAPFVVFDDADLDKAVDGALLAKFRNIGQACTAANRFIVHRSVADEFARRVTERVKAMKIGRGTEDGVQIGPLIDDRAVAKASELVKDAVGRGADLRTGGNPIDGPGTFYEPTVVTGVKPGSEILREEIFGPVLAIVPFDDEDEAVRLANDTEYGLVSYVFTENLARGQRMIERLETGMMGLNMGVVSNAAAPFGGWKMSGLGREGGAEGIHEYLQTKYTLTPNPF, from the coding sequence ATGGCCGAAGAGCATGCGACGAACGAGGGAGCCCCTGTGACCGACGAGCGCGAAACCGAGCTGCTGGCATCCGTCCCCGACGGACTGCTCATCGGAGGGGAGTGGCGACCCGCCGAGGACGGCAAGACACTTGCGGTGTCGGACCCGTCTACCGGTGAGGTCGTCAAGACGATCGCTTCGGCATCCGTCGCCGACGGCAAGGCCGCACTCGACGCAGCAGTCGAGGCGTTCCCCTCGTGGGCGGCGACCCCGGCGCGCGAGCGCGCCGAGCTGCTGCGCCGCGCGTACGACCTTCTGCAGGAGCGCAAGGAGGAGTTCGCCCTGCTCATGACGATCGAGATGGGCAAGCCTCTCGCCGAGGCGCGTGGCGAGGTCGTGTACGGCGGCGAGTTCGTGCGCTGGTTCAGCGAGGAGGCCGCGCGCATCCAGGGCCGCTACGGCGCGAACCCCGAGGGCACCGGGCGCATGATCGTGTCGCAGCACCCCGTGGGGCCGTGCTACCTCATCACGCCGTGGAACTTCCCCCTCGCGATGGCGACGCGCAAGATCGCGCCTGCGCTCGCGGCGGGGTGCACGGTGGTCATCAAGCCGGCCGCCCTCACGCCGCTCACGACGCTGTACTTCGCGAAGCTCCTCGAAGACGCAGGCCTCCCGGCGGGCGTGGTCAACGTGGTCACGACAAAGGCGTCCGGCCCGGTGTCGGAGGAGATCATCCGCGACCCGCGCCTGCGCAAGCTCTCGTTCACGGGCTCGACTCCCGTCGGCCAGCAGCTGCTCGAGCAGGCCGCCGGCGGCGTGCTGCGCACGTCGATGGAGCTCGGCGGCAACGCGCCGTTCGTCGTCTTCGACGACGCCGACCTCGACAAGGCCGTCGACGGCGCGCTGCTGGCGAAGTTCCGCAACATCGGCCAGGCGTGCACAGCCGCGAACCGCTTCATCGTGCACCGCTCGGTCGCCGACGAGTTCGCCCGCCGCGTCACCGAGCGCGTCAAGGCGATGAAGATCGGCCGCGGCACCGAGGATGGCGTCCAGATCGGCCCCCTCATCGACGACCGCGCCGTCGCCAAGGCGTCGGAGCTCGTGAAGGACGCGGTCGGCCGCGGCGCGGACCTGCGCACGGGCGGCAACCCGATCGACGGACCCGGCACCTTCTACGAGCCGACCGTCGTGACGGGCGTCAAGCCCGGCTCCGAGATCCTGCGCGAGGAGATCTTCGGGCCGGTGCTCGCGATCGTCCCGTTCGACGACGAGGACGAGGCGGTGCGCCTCGCGAACGACACCGAGTACGGACTCGTGTCGTACGTCTTCACCGAGAACCTCGCGCGCGGCCAGCGGATGATCGAGCGTCTCGAGACCGGGATGATGGGCCTGAACATGGGCGTCGTCTCGAACGCCGCCGCGCCCTTCGGCGGGTGGAAGATGTCGGGCCTCGGCCGCGAGGGCGGCGCCGAGGGCATCCACGAGTACCTGCAGACGAAGTACACGCTCACGCCGAACCCGTTCTGA
- a CDS encoding XRE family transcriptional regulator yields MPASSLELATLGHRIRHHRVANDLTLDELGARVGVAGSQLSLIENGKREPKLSLLQAIADVTGAQVADLLSPEPPNRRAALELELQRAQASPVFRQLGIAPVRITKSLSDETIESILGLHRELQRREREAIATPEEARRANNELRLRMRERDNYLPDIEKLAEKQLKAAGHVSGALTHRTVSVMAEQLGFELLYVNDLPHSARSVTDLENGRIYLPPASIPGGHGLRSMALQAMAHRLLGHTPPTDYADFLQQRLEINYYAACCLMPETNAVAFLQQAKKDRNLAVEDFRDAFGVTHEAAGMRMTNLLTQHLGIRLHFLRVDGSGAITRVFENDGLPLPSDVTGSVDGQIACRKFAARAAFAEQNRTTEYYQYTDTPSGTYWCSTQTGTTADGEFSITVGVPFDDAKWFRGRETPKRAVSTCPDESCCRRPPGDVRARWEGKAWPSARVHMQMFSPLPRGAFPGVDDNEVYAFLDRHAEG; encoded by the coding sequence ATGCCCGCGTCCTCCCTCGAGCTCGCCACTCTTGGTCACCGCATCCGCCATCACCGCGTCGCCAACGACCTGACGCTCGACGAGCTCGGCGCCCGAGTGGGCGTCGCCGGCAGCCAGCTGAGCCTCATCGAGAACGGCAAGCGCGAGCCGAAGCTCTCGCTGCTGCAGGCGATCGCCGATGTCACCGGGGCGCAGGTCGCCGACCTGCTCTCGCCCGAGCCGCCCAACCGCCGCGCGGCGCTCGAGCTCGAGCTGCAGCGCGCGCAGGCGAGCCCGGTGTTCCGTCAGCTCGGCATCGCTCCCGTGCGCATCACGAAGAGCCTCAGCGACGAGACGATCGAGTCGATCCTGGGGCTCCATCGTGAGCTGCAGCGTCGCGAGCGCGAGGCGATCGCGACACCCGAAGAGGCGCGCCGCGCCAACAACGAGCTGCGGCTGCGGATGCGCGAGCGAGACAACTACCTGCCCGACATCGAGAAGCTCGCCGAGAAGCAGCTCAAGGCGGCCGGGCATGTGTCCGGCGCGCTCACCCATCGCACGGTGAGCGTCATGGCCGAGCAGCTCGGGTTCGAGCTCCTCTACGTGAACGACCTGCCCCACTCGGCCCGTTCGGTGACCGACCTCGAGAACGGCCGCATCTACCTGCCGCCCGCCTCGATCCCCGGCGGACACGGCCTGCGCTCGATGGCGCTCCAGGCGATGGCGCACCGCCTGCTCGGGCACACTCCCCCGACGGATTACGCCGACTTCCTGCAGCAGCGCCTCGAGATCAACTACTACGCCGCGTGCTGCCTCATGCCCGAGACGAACGCGGTCGCGTTCCTGCAGCAGGCCAAGAAGGATCGCAACCTCGCCGTCGAGGACTTCCGCGACGCGTTCGGCGTCACGCACGAGGCTGCCGGCATGCGCATGACGAACCTGCTCACGCAGCACCTCGGGATCCGGCTGCACTTCCTGCGGGTCGACGGATCGGGCGCGATCACCCGGGTCTTCGAGAACGACGGCCTGCCGCTGCCGAGCGATGTGACGGGGTCGGTCGACGGGCAGATCGCCTGCCGCAAGTTCGCCGCGCGAGCCGCGTTCGCCGAGCAGAACCGCACGACGGAGTACTACCAGTACACAGACACGCCGAGCGGCACGTACTGGTGCTCGACGCAGACCGGAACGACCGCCGACGGCGAGTTCTCGATCACGGTCGGAGTGCCCTTCGACGACGCCAAGTGGTTCCGCGGACGCGAGACGCCCAAGCGAGCCGTGTCGACGTGCCCCGACGAGTCGTGCTGCCGCCGCCCGCCCGGCGACGTCCGCGCACGATGGGAGGGCAAGGCGTGGCCGAGCGCACGCGTGCACATGCAGATGTTCTCGCCGCTGCCTCGCGGTGCCTTCCCCGGCGTCGACGACAACGAGGTGTACGCGTTCCTCGACCGGCACGCCGAAGGCTGA
- a CDS encoding DoxX family protein, producing MVVALWIVNVVLAVAFLVAGGIKLLRPREALPTLGMAWTEDFSDASVKAIGAAELLGAIGLIVPLATGIVPVLAIIAAVALAALMTGAIVTHIRRREQFVPPLVLGIIAIGSAILGFLVVLG from the coding sequence ATGGTCGTTGCGCTGTGGATCGTCAACGTCGTGCTCGCCGTCGCCTTCCTCGTGGCGGGCGGCATCAAGCTTCTCCGTCCGCGGGAGGCCCTTCCCACGCTGGGGATGGCCTGGACCGAGGACTTCAGCGATGCATCCGTCAAGGCGATCGGCGCAGCCGAGCTCCTCGGCGCGATCGGCCTCATCGTCCCGCTCGCGACCGGGATCGTGCCCGTCCTCGCGATCATCGCCGCCGTCGCGCTCGCGGCGCTCATGACGGGAGCGATCGTCACGCACATCCGTCGCCGCGAGCAGTTCGTCCCGCCGCTCGTGCTCGGCATCATCGCGATCGGGAGCGCGATCCTCGGGTTCCTCGTCGTGCTCGGCTGA
- a CDS encoding winged helix DNA-binding domain-containing protein, producing the protein MDAPIARRPRTMSVQRVREQRLRSHRLSSPAPTVAAAAEHMLATQAQEFWGGRWAIAQRTRGAPSVSDVDAAFDRGEIVRSWTMRGTIHIIPARELAWVMSITGERQRRQAAAVHRNEGLDEEEVAKAERAVRAALGGGNRLTRKQMFEVFEAAGVSTKGQRGYHTLVALSIRSILCQGPVAVRPGGPTREQHWVLLEEWAPDQVWPADPLAEFFSRYIASHGPAGARDFAWWTGLPLGVSRDAAERASDRLIVVADEPEPQFVAVGPAPRRVPSAPSVVALPPFEEYYLSYVDRTVPCAPEFLKAIGPAMNGIVRPILVANGEVVGVWTHSIALSRHADDPIPELFVPDAAPDAEIAAALERYKVFITS; encoded by the coding sequence GTGGATGCTCCGATCGCCCGCCGCCCGCGCACCATGTCCGTCCAGCGCGTCCGCGAGCAGCGGCTGAGGTCGCATCGGCTGAGCTCGCCTGCCCCAACGGTCGCCGCGGCGGCCGAGCACATGCTCGCGACGCAGGCGCAGGAGTTCTGGGGCGGGCGCTGGGCGATCGCGCAGCGCACGCGCGGTGCGCCCTCGGTGAGCGACGTCGATGCCGCGTTCGACCGCGGTGAGATCGTGCGCTCGTGGACGATGCGCGGCACGATCCACATCATCCCCGCGCGCGAGCTGGCGTGGGTGATGAGCATCACGGGGGAGCGGCAACGGCGTCAGGCCGCCGCGGTGCACCGCAACGAGGGGCTCGACGAGGAGGAGGTCGCGAAGGCCGAGCGGGCCGTGCGCGCAGCGCTGGGCGGCGGCAACCGGCTCACTCGCAAGCAGATGTTCGAGGTGTTCGAGGCCGCGGGCGTCTCGACCAAGGGACAGCGCGGGTACCACACGCTCGTCGCGCTCTCCATTCGCTCGATCCTGTGCCAGGGGCCGGTCGCGGTCCGCCCCGGAGGACCGACGCGCGAACAGCACTGGGTGCTGCTCGAGGAGTGGGCGCCCGATCAGGTGTGGCCCGCCGACCCGCTCGCCGAGTTCTTCTCCCGCTACATCGCATCGCACGGGCCGGCCGGTGCCCGCGACTTCGCGTGGTGGACCGGCCTGCCGCTGGGTGTGTCCCGCGATGCCGCCGAGCGCGCTTCCGACCGGCTCATCGTCGTCGCCGACGAGCCCGAGCCGCAGTTCGTCGCGGTCGGTCCTGCGCCGCGGCGCGTGCCGTCGGCGCCGTCGGTCGTCGCCCTGCCGCCGTTCGAGGAGTACTACCTCTCGTACGTCGACCGCACCGTGCCGTGCGCGCCGGAGTTCCTGAAGGCGATCGGTCCCGCGATGAACGGCATCGTGCGCCCGATCCTCGTCGCCAACGGCGAGGTCGTGGGGGTGTGGACGCACTCGATCGCCCTGTCGCGGCATGCCGACGATCCGATTCCGGAACTGTTCGTGCCGGATGCCGCGCCCGACGCCGAGATCGCGGCGGCGCTCGAGCGCTACAAGGTGTTCATCACGAGCTGA